One window from the genome of Scatophagus argus isolate fScaArg1 chromosome 13, fScaArg1.pri, whole genome shotgun sequence encodes:
- the map6d1 gene encoding microtubule-associated protein 6 homolog, with translation MAWPCISRVCCLARFWNQFDKSDLSVPLTIQNYSDIAEQEVRSVTKQVSVSERTPGNNYSIPEPRAAGSPQAPTDGPGTRASFRARKEPSYKPREDYHPPGVPFPSVTQYKQDFKPWPIPRKENFPWISNGGSRADSVSDSPVNSYHSQAQPGGDRGEREERVRGQRWGEQQDAEERKTSSYRQEYRPWTGVRPAKSARRNPPAQYSSPGTEVTHVSCETSYQAAYRGETQRSIGLHQGEHIILSASANVQPAAVPQPIPAALQVGSSPSPSSLQQTVPPERTELSGMIKGEEHLVRTKLPPNPSAVFQSGSRVFNI, from the exons ATGGCTTGGCCGTGCATCAGCAGAGTGTGCTGCCTGGCTCGCTTCTGGAACCAGTTCGACAAGTCGGACCTCTCCGTCCCGCTCACCATCCAGAACTACTCGGATATCGCCGAGCAGGAGGTGCGGTCCGTCACCAAACAGGTCTCCGTCTCGGAGCGCACACCCGGGAATAACTACTCGATCCCGGAGCCGCGTGCCGCCGGCTCCCCCCAGGCGCCCACAGATGGCCCGGGGACAAGAGCATCTTTCAGGGCACGTAAGGAGCCCAGTTATAAGCCCCGGGAGGACTACCACCCGCCCGGAGTGCCTTTCCCCAGCGTTACCCAATACAAGCAGGATTTCAAGCCCTGGCCCATTCCCAGGAAGGAGAATTTCCCTTGGATTAGTAACGGGGGCAGCAGGGCAGACAGCGTTTCGGACAGCCCGGTGAACAGTTACCACAGCCAGGCACAACCCGGGGGAGAccggggggagagagaggagcggGTCAGGGGGCAGAGATGGGGGGAGCAGCAGGATGCGGAGGAGAGAAAAACCAGCTCCTACAG GCAAGAGTACAGGCCATGGACAGGGGTGAGACCAGCCAAAAGTGCGAGGAGAAACCCTCCAGCTCAATACTCCAGCCCAGGAACAGAGGTCACCCATGTCTCCTGTGAGACCAGCTACCAAGCTGCCTACAGAGGAGAGACTCAAAGGTCCATAGGGCTCCATCAGGGGGAGCATATCATCCTGTCTGCCAGCGCCAATGTacaacctgctgctgttccCCAGCCCATCCCCGCTGCCCTGCAGGTCGGCAGTTCACCAAGTCCCTCCAGCCTCCAGCAGACCGTCCCACCTGAGAGGACCGAGCTCAGTGGAATGATCAAGGGAGAG
- the LOC124069555 gene encoding multidrug and toxin extrusion protein 1-like, with translation MFSESFDSFTYITCFCMFVEHRVSQLYVNIFMPALPAAFMYQLQGRYLQNQGIIWPQVITGAIGNLLNAIINFIFLYVLHLGVVGSAAANAVSQLFLALILYVFICWKGLYKSTWSGWSLDCLQEWGQFTQVAIPSMLMLCLEWWTFEIGGFLAGVISDVELGAQSVVYQMITIVFMFPMGFGVAASIRVGNALGAGNPELAKTSCKVSIICTFAVSCIVGIILGSSKDVIGYIFTTEEKIVKRVADAMFICGFFHPIDAIAGVIAGILRGTGKPKIGAICNLVGYYCIGVPVGLSLMFAAKMGIVGLWLGLLVCVTLQSTFFLIVLWRLNWRKTSEEAMVRAGVLVPEEKEASAKRNKAWCEPQVNIISSNILSGEEWNSDLQMLSPLCDKPVDAAAPRPLLFRQLVLRRCLTVLFMVLLLAAGIFTSKMLLKLLS, from the exons atgttttctgaaTCATTTGATAGTTTCACATATATCacatgtttctgtatgtttgtggaACACAGAGTCTCCCAGCTGTATGTAAATATCTTCATGCCTGCTCTGCCA GCTGCTTTCATGTACCAGTTGCAGGGAAGGTATCTACAGAACCAG GGTATTATCTGGCCTCAGGTGATAACTGGAGCCATTGGAAATCTTCTCAACGCGATAATTAACTTTATCTTCCTTTATGTACTGCATCTGGGTGTAGT TGGATCTGCAGCAGCAAATGCAGTCTCACAGTTATTTCTGGCTCTGATCTTGTACGTTTTCATCTGCTGGAAGGGGTTATACAAGTCGACGTGGTCTG GTTGGTCACTGGACTGTCTGCAGGAATGGGGCCAGTTCACCCAGGTGGCCATTCCCAGCATGCTCATGCTCTGTCTGGAGTGGTGGACTTTCGAAATTGGAGGATTCTTGGCTGGTGTGATCAGTGATGTTGAGCTGGGAGCCCAGTCAGTTGTTTATCAGATGATCACTATTGTGTTCATG TTCCCAATGGGTTTCGGGGTAGCTGCCAGTATACGGGTTGGGAATGCTCTGGGTGCAGGGAACCCTGAACTGGCCAAAACATCCTGCAAGGTCTCCATCATCTGTACAT TTGCAGTCTCGTGCATTGTTGGAATTATTCTTGGATCATCTAAGGATGTGATTGGTTACATCTTCACAACAGAGGA AAAAATTGTTAAACGGGTTGCTGATGCCATGTTCATATGTGGGTTCTTCCATCCTATAGATGCCATTGCG GGTGTTATTGCCGGCATTTTACGAGGAACAGGGAAACCAAAGATTGGGGCCATCTGTAATTTGGTGGGATATTACTGCATCGGCGTTCCTGTTGGACTGTCCCTCATGTTTGCTGCCAAAATGGGCATCGTAG GACTGTGGTTGGGTCTCCTCGTTTGTGTCACCCTACAGTCCACATTTTTCCTCATTGTCTTGTGGAGATTAAATTGGAGAAAGACTTCTGAAGAG GCAATGGTGAGAGCAGGAGTCCTGGTCCCAGAGGAGAAGGAAGCATCTGCAAAGAGAAATAAAG CTTGGTGTGAGCCCCAGGTCAACATCATTTCATCTAACATCCTGAGCGGTGAGGAGTGGAACTCAGACCTGCAGATGCTCAGTCCTCTGTGTGATAAACCAGTGGATGCTGCAGCACCACGACCTCTGCTGTTCAGGCAGCTGGTGTTGCGTCGTTGCCTGACTGTGTTGTTCATGGTGCTCCTCCTTGCAGCTGGGATATTCACCAGTAAAATGCTACTCAAACTGCTCAGTTGA